A stretch of the Arthrobacter sp. PAMC 25486 genome encodes the following:
- a CDS encoding DivIVA domain-containing protein: MSYFLIFLAIIVAAAAVFYVVGLNKPGAESPVYEDALGAPVANLPPVLLPSTPMPGDVDRLRFSLGLRGYRMDQVDEVLDRLRDELAARDARITELEAAAGAAGVNAAAVTEASVTQSSVTHDGGSPTSAEAAAPAGPGTGTGLGPRG, encoded by the coding sequence GTGAGCTATTTCCTGATCTTCCTCGCCATCATTGTGGCCGCCGCCGCCGTGTTTTACGTGGTGGGGCTAAACAAGCCCGGCGCTGAGTCGCCCGTGTACGAGGACGCGCTGGGCGCCCCCGTCGCGAATCTGCCGCCGGTGCTGCTGCCCTCCACCCCCATGCCCGGTGACGTCGACCGGCTGCGCTTCTCCCTCGGCCTGCGCGGCTACCGCATGGACCAGGTGGACGAGGTCCTCGACCGGCTCCGCGACGAGCTGGCGGCCAGGGATGCGCGGATCACCGAGCTTGAGGCCGCCGCTGGCGCTGCTGGAGTGAATGCTGCTGCCGTGACTGAGGCTTCGGTGACGCAGTCTTCGGTGACGCACGACGGCGGATCCCCAACTTCCGCTGAGGCGGCGG
- a CDS encoding TIGR00730 family Rossman fold protein, with protein sequence MSSPTGSSRPVRPELRRFGLWRKNGAGRDTADARLLENSPSSDFTHTDPWRVMRIQSEFVQGFDALSEIGPAISVFGSARTKPDSPYYATGVEVGRRLVEAGVAVITGGGPGSMEAANRGAAEAGGLSIGLGIELPFEEGMNEWVGLGVDFRYFFARKTMFVKYAQGFVVLPGGLGTLDELFEAMVLVQTSKVSQFPIVLVNRVFWGPLMDWLRDTMVAQGLVSPGDLDIVQLVDTAEEAVELVMQGKAGARVAAVAGE encoded by the coding sequence ATGAGTTCACCAACAGGATCAAGCCGCCCCGTCCGCCCAGAGCTGCGCCGCTTTGGACTGTGGCGAAAAAATGGTGCAGGTCGCGACACCGCCGACGCCCGCCTGCTGGAAAATTCTCCCAGCAGCGACTTCACCCACACGGATCCGTGGCGCGTCATGCGCATCCAAAGCGAGTTCGTCCAGGGCTTTGATGCGCTCTCCGAGATCGGACCGGCTATCAGCGTGTTTGGCTCGGCCCGCACCAAGCCGGATTCCCCGTACTATGCCACCGGCGTTGAGGTGGGTCGGCGCCTGGTCGAGGCCGGCGTGGCAGTCATCACCGGCGGCGGGCCCGGCTCCATGGAGGCAGCCAACCGCGGCGCCGCCGAGGCCGGAGGGCTGTCGATCGGCCTGGGCATTGAACTGCCGTTTGAGGAGGGCATGAACGAATGGGTCGGCCTGGGCGTCGACTTCCGCTACTTCTTTGCCCGCAAAACCATGTTTGTGAAGTACGCGCAGGGATTTGTGGTGCTCCCCGGCGGCCTCGGCACCCTCGACGAGCTCTTCGAAGCCATGGTCCTGGTACAGACCAGCAAGGTCAGCCAGTTCCCGATCGTCCTGGTCAACAGGGTGTTCTGGGGCCCGCTCATGGACTGGCTCAGGGACACGATGGTGGCCCAGGGCCTTGTCTCGCCCGGCGACCTGGACATTGTTCAGCTCGTCGACACCGCCGAGGAGGCCGTGGAGCTGGTCATGCAGGGCAAGGCCGGCGCCAGGGTTGCCGCGGTTGCCGGCGAGTAA